One Lentisphaerota bacterium genomic window carries:
- a CDS encoding VOC family protein, with product MIIGHAHTCFTVGNLDQMVSFYVDKLGLKLAFEFRRENGARFGVYLRLGPRTFLEFFEGELAARADRQSYAHICLECDDVTQTVAELRSRGVNVSDPTLGMDHSWQAWLSDPQGNRIELHSYTPPSWQTPHL from the coding sequence ATGATCATCGGACACGCGCACACCTGTTTCACGGTCGGCAATCTGGATCAGATGGTTTCCTTTTATGTGGACAAACTCGGACTGAAGCTGGCGTTTGAGTTCCGACGCGAAAACGGCGCCCGCTTCGGTGTCTACCTGCGCCTCGGACCGCGCACGTTCCTCGAGTTTTTCGAAGGCGAACTGGCGGCCCGGGCTGACCGGCAGAGCTACGCCCACATCTGTCTCGAATGCGATGATGTCACCCAAACTGTTGCCGAGCTGCGATCCCGCGGCGTGAATGTCTCCGATCCCACCCTGGGCATGGATCACAGTTGGCAGGCCTGGCTGTCTGACCCGCAGGGCAACCGGATCGAGCTGCACTCCTACACGCCACCGAGCTGGCAGACGCCGCATCTGTAA